One stretch of Clavibacter californiensis DNA includes these proteins:
- a CDS encoding LacI family DNA-binding transcriptional regulator, with protein sequence MREVAARAGVSIATVSFVVNGTKPVSEPTRRAVTQAMQELGYRNNVVARALASKRTRIVALLFPADVQRLSRIALEIFMSAATRASELGYHLVLWPTGTSPDDVSDLVSGRLVDGVIVMEVRMDDSRISELAALDVPFVSIGRTADMHDLPFVDMDFEHTVADGIDHLQALGHRRFGLVVEDLEGGPLRGYGPTTRTERAFLQETAARGLGGAVARCAPTPVGGHAAAGELLAADPGITAIMLLNDQAARGLISGLDAAGRRVPDDVSILSLASSTEVGALVEPALSTMDAPGPELGRLAVEMLLARLDGTATDLPHALLPCRLHVAASTGPAPAAR encoded by the coding sequence ATGCGAGAGGTCGCCGCGCGCGCGGGGGTCTCGATCGCCACGGTCTCCTTCGTCGTCAACGGCACCAAGCCCGTCTCCGAGCCCACGCGCCGCGCCGTCACCCAGGCGATGCAGGAGCTCGGCTACCGCAACAACGTCGTGGCGCGCGCGCTCGCGAGCAAGCGCACCCGGATCGTCGCGCTGCTGTTCCCCGCCGACGTGCAGCGCCTCAGCCGCATCGCCCTCGAGATCTTCATGAGCGCCGCCACGCGCGCGTCCGAGCTCGGGTACCACCTCGTGCTCTGGCCCACGGGCACGTCGCCCGACGACGTGTCCGACCTGGTGAGCGGCCGTCTCGTCGACGGCGTCATCGTGATGGAGGTGCGCATGGACGACTCGCGCATCAGCGAGCTGGCCGCGCTCGACGTGCCGTTCGTCTCCATCGGGCGCACCGCGGACATGCACGACCTGCCGTTCGTCGACATGGACTTCGAGCACACCGTCGCCGACGGGATCGACCATCTGCAGGCCCTCGGCCACCGCCGCTTCGGGCTCGTGGTGGAGGACCTCGAGGGCGGGCCGCTGCGGGGGTACGGGCCGACGACGCGCACCGAGCGGGCGTTCCTGCAGGAGACGGCGGCGCGCGGGCTCGGCGGCGCGGTGGCCCGGTGCGCGCCGACCCCGGTGGGCGGGCATGCGGCGGCGGGCGAGCTGCTGGCGGCGGATCCGGGGATCACAGCGATCATGCTGCTCAACGACCAGGCGGCGCGCGGCCTCATCTCGGGGCTCGACGCGGCCGGACGTCGCGTGCCGGACGACGTGTCGATCCTGTCGCTCGCGTCGTCCACCGAGGTGGGCGCGCTCGTCGAGCCCGCACTCAGCACCATGGACGCGCCAGGCCCGGAGCTCGGCCGGCTCGCCGTCGAGATGCTGCTCGCGCGGCTCGACGGCACGGCCACGGATCTGCCGCACGCGCTCCTGCCGTGCCGGCTGCACGTGGCGGCGTCGACCGGCCCGGCGCCGGCCGCCCGCTGA
- a CDS encoding Pr6Pr family membrane protein: MGTSSVRILLSVVRIATAIAAVVGVIAQYHVNHAYWQDLGITGIAGKSLDFALFFTVDANLLGAVVLVVGGVRLALGRVADPGVGWVTLRLASTVYLVITGIVWNLLLRGQPQPEPLKLDWADQIVHVAVPLIVLLDWILAPDRRPLRAGAIGRVIAFPLAWILVTLARGPFTGDEVFRTATYYPYGFLNPDSSPGGYGTVAAYVVGLTLAVCAIAGALILVSRFRAPTDPHRRATPAIR, from the coding sequence GTGGGAACCTCATCCGTGCGCATCCTCCTCTCCGTCGTCCGCATAGCCACCGCGATCGCCGCCGTCGTCGGCGTCATCGCCCAGTACCACGTGAACCACGCCTACTGGCAGGACCTCGGCATCACCGGCATAGCCGGGAAGTCGCTCGACTTCGCCCTGTTCTTCACCGTCGACGCGAACCTGCTCGGCGCGGTCGTGCTGGTCGTCGGCGGCGTGCGCTTGGCGCTGGGCCGGGTGGCGGATCCGGGGGTCGGCTGGGTCACGCTGCGCCTCGCGTCCACCGTCTACCTCGTCATCACGGGCATCGTCTGGAACCTGCTGCTGCGCGGGCAGCCCCAGCCGGAGCCGCTGAAGCTCGACTGGGCCGACCAGATCGTGCACGTCGCCGTGCCCCTGATCGTGCTGCTCGACTGGATCCTCGCGCCCGACCGTCGGCCGCTCCGCGCGGGCGCCATCGGCCGCGTCATCGCGTTCCCGCTCGCGTGGATCCTCGTCACGCTCGCCCGCGGCCCGTTCACCGGCGACGAGGTCTTCCGCACCGCCACCTACTACCCGTACGGGTTCCTGAACCCGGACTCGTCGCCCGGCGGCTACGGCACCGTCGCCGCGTACGTGGTCGGCCTCACGCTCGCCGTCTGCGCGATCGCCGGCGCGCTCATCCTCGTCTCGCGGTTCCGCGCCCCGACCGACCCGCACCGCCGCGCGACGCCCGCTATACGCTGA
- a CDS encoding glycosyltransferase family 4 protein has protein sequence MDTLRPLLVMDYAFSYLGGAQTAVVQQALALARAGHAVTVAAPDATAVRELHGTGVALHDVAPTLPVPLLGLPVIRADAATRRDLGALMDRSGTDLVLTHSEHGLAATALRLGRERGIPTLHTVHTFFLRGPAWGGFLAPAVTAVHRAMTGLPDPRVQLAPRRLDSALRGMTLAVSREADLVLSPSAHQAVALRRAGLPAVEVLSNTRCTARGASAELPASGALRLVWAARFAPEKRLDVMLEAMALIAELSGPDAVHLDLAGGRPRGAVPPGVTVHGRVSTATVTALLRGAHAAVITSLGYDNQPMVALEAFAEGRPALVSDPVLAAEFGGAALLADDTDAEGLAASILRLAADRRPLDGPAREARHLAAEVAPAAHARGVEEACRRVTGARRGSAPA, from the coding sequence ATGGACACCCTCCGCCCCCTCCTCGTGATGGACTACGCCTTCTCCTACCTCGGTGGGGCCCAGACGGCCGTCGTCCAGCAGGCGCTCGCGCTCGCGCGCGCGGGCCACGCGGTCACCGTCGCGGCACCCGACGCGACCGCCGTACGCGAGCTGCACGGAACGGGCGTCGCCCTGCACGACGTCGCGCCCACCCTGCCCGTGCCCCTCCTCGGCCTGCCGGTGATCCGCGCCGACGCCGCCACCCGCCGGGACCTCGGCGCGCTGATGGACCGGTCGGGCACCGACCTCGTCCTCACGCACTCCGAGCACGGGCTGGCGGCCACCGCCCTGCGGCTCGGGCGCGAGCGGGGGATCCCGACGCTGCACACCGTCCACACCTTCTTCCTGCGCGGCCCGGCGTGGGGCGGGTTCCTCGCGCCCGCCGTCACGGCCGTCCACCGCGCGATGACCGGGCTGCCGGATCCGCGGGTGCAGCTGGCCCCGCGCCGCCTCGACAGCGCCCTCCGCGGCATGACCCTCGCCGTCAGCCGCGAGGCCGACCTCGTGCTCTCGCCCTCCGCGCACCAGGCCGTCGCGCTGCGCCGCGCGGGCCTGCCCGCCGTCGAGGTGCTCTCGAACACGAGATGCACCGCGCGCGGGGCGTCCGCCGAGCTCCCCGCGAGCGGCGCGCTGCGGCTCGTCTGGGCGGCGCGGTTCGCGCCCGAGAAGCGCCTCGACGTGATGCTCGAGGCGATGGCGCTGATCGCCGAGCTGTCCGGGCCGGACGCCGTGCACCTCGACCTCGCCGGAGGCCGACCGCGCGGTGCCGTCCCGCCCGGCGTCACCGTGCACGGCCGCGTGTCGACCGCCACGGTGACCGCGCTCCTCCGCGGGGCGCACGCGGCCGTGATCACCTCGCTCGGCTACGACAACCAGCCGATGGTCGCCTTGGAGGCCTTCGCGGAGGGGCGCCCGGCGCTCGTCAGCGACCCCGTCCTCGCCGCGGAGTTCGGCGGGGCGGCCCTGCTCGCCGATGACACGGACGCGGAGGGGCTGGCCGCGTCGATCCTCCGGCTGGCCGCCGATCGGCGCCCGCTCGACGGCCCCGCCCGCGAGGCCAGGCACCTCGCGGCCGAGGTCGCCCCCGCCGCGCACGCCCGCGGCGTCGAGGAGGCCTGCCGTCGCGTGACCGGCGCCCGACGCGGATCCGCCCCGGCGTGA
- a CDS encoding DUF4287 domain-containing protein translates to MSPHGIAAPPPPPDGQKAKGPASYFPSIETTYGQPVQHWIDLADARLDAEPHMQVVAWLKAEHGLGHGHANAVVAFVRAARSA, encoded by the coding sequence ATGAGCCCGCACGGCATCGCCGCCCCGCCCCCGCCGCCCGACGGGCAGAAGGCGAAGGGGCCCGCCTCCTACTTCCCGAGCATCGAGACGACCTACGGCCAGCCTGTCCAGCACTGGATCGACCTCGCCGACGCGCGCCTCGACGCCGAGCCGCACATGCAGGTGGTCGCCTGGCTGAAGGCCGAGCACGGCCTCGGGCACGGCCATGCGAACGCGGTCGTCGCGTTCGTGAGGGCGGCGCGCTCCGCCTGA